The Sporocytophaga myxococcoides DSM 11118 genome window below encodes:
- a CDS encoding T9SS type A sorting domain-containing protein, producing MKSFFTFNQSCRLICLFLLIHFCYAASHAQNKQWLKAFGGPNKDVVNSSAQDINGDLFLTGIFQGSLTIGDTTLVGNNSYRYIFLAKLDGAGNLKWVKNVSTIRQTGTEIKGSDLCIDNKGSVYVTGVQNFGNYFSTFTSRYDTLGNLIWNKTGSGQQNVTANSIAADKDGSVLIVGEYGFNAVFGSKIIQYSSFDNIFLVKYDSLGNELFAKSAGGSGTEYARGVSADSSGNFYITGIFTGSGTNLGTFTLNNSSTSSTSDIFIAKINSEGLFQWAKKIGNSNSDQVSGIDVHPSGNVYISGSIGGASSSGNKIFTGMFDSNGKTKWIDTLQLSSPNVDRELKVDAAGNCYITGHYEGSQSIAGINFNLFTVVNGSTLIVKYDAAGNRVWAKNLEQVYSGTSISISPTGHIVFSGYFTESRNVESEEISAKGFGDICLVKFCDTTFSNVKIIVDEAILSSESSFSNQWFYNGQFLSSESGNSIYALADGVYKLLINNGCAEAFDEIDFHGIQRKLGKLFAPVFKGAVYEWYQDERLIENETESSFYPLENGIYTVKINICNNCRSNKSISAQYSFKVDDVITSVNNNNFDACRVEVVPNPATDIVKFTNISAKDFQIDLMSSTGDHVLHLENKNALDLFSLSNGIYFFLISGSDGNILGSGKIIKK from the coding sequence CTTATTCTTATTAATTCATTTTTGCTATGCCGCTAGCCATGCACAAAACAAGCAGTGGTTAAAAGCATTTGGAGGGCCAAATAAGGATGTGGTAAACTCTTCTGCGCAGGATATAAATGGTGATCTCTTCTTGACAGGTATCTTCCAAGGTAGCCTGACAATAGGCGACACAACACTTGTCGGGAATAATAGTTACCGCTATATATTTCTTGCCAAACTAGATGGAGCAGGAAATTTAAAATGGGTAAAAAATGTATCTACCATTCGTCAAACCGGAACAGAGATCAAAGGCAGCGATTTATGTATAGATAACAAAGGCAGTGTATATGTTACTGGTGTGCAAAATTTTGGCAATTATTTCAGTACGTTTACCAGCAGATATGATACATTAGGGAATCTTATTTGGAACAAAACTGGAAGTGGACAGCAAAATGTTACTGCTAATTCAATTGCTGCTGATAAAGACGGAAGTGTTTTGATCGTTGGGGAGTATGGATTTAATGCTGTTTTTGGAAGCAAAATAATTCAATATTCAAGCTTTGATAATATTTTTTTAGTAAAGTATGATTCATTAGGTAATGAATTATTTGCAAAATCTGCAGGAGGCTCAGGTACAGAATATGCACGGGGTGTTAGTGCCGATTCTAGCGGAAACTTTTATATAACTGGAATATTCACAGGATCTGGTACTAATTTAGGAACATTTACACTTAATAATTCAAGCACAAGTAGCACTAGTGATATTTTTATAGCCAAAATAAATTCAGAAGGATTATTTCAGTGGGCTAAAAAAATTGGAAATTCCAATTCTGATCAAGTGTCAGGAATTGATGTTCATCCATCTGGAAATGTCTATATATCGGGTTCTATCGGAGGGGCTTCGTCATCTGGTAATAAAATTTTTACAGGAATGTTTGATTCGAATGGTAAAACAAAGTGGATAGATACACTGCAACTCTCATCACCAAATGTAGATAGAGAATTAAAAGTAGATGCTGCCGGTAACTGTTATATAACGGGGCATTATGAAGGAAGTCAGTCGATAGCCGGTATAAACTTCAATCTATTTACCGTTGTAAACGGTAGTACTTTAATTGTTAAATATGATGCAGCAGGTAATAGAGTTTGGGCTAAAAACCTAGAACAGGTATATTCCGGTACAAGCATATCAATAAGTCCAACCGGCCATATCGTTTTTAGTGGCTATTTTACAGAAAGCAGAAATGTTGAAAGTGAAGAGATTTCCGCTAAAGGATTTGGAGATATATGTCTTGTTAAATTTTGCGACACTACATTTTCCAATGTGAAAATCATAGTCGATGAAGCAATACTTTCTTCTGAAAGCTCATTCTCCAATCAATGGTTTTACAATGGTCAGTTCCTCTCAAGTGAATCTGGAAATTCAATTTATGCATTGGCAGATGGAGTTTATAAACTCTTAATTAATAATGGATGTGCAGAGGCCTTCGATGAAATAGACTTTCATGGAATTCAAAGAAAATTAGGAAAACTATTTGCTCCAGTGTTTAAAGGGGCAGTTTATGAGTGGTACCAAGATGAAAGGTTAATAGAAAATGAGACGGAGTCGAGTTTTTATCCTTTAGAAAATGGCATATATACTGTTAAAATAAATATTTGTAACAACTGCAGAAGCAACAAGAGTATATCAGCTCAATATTCATTCAAAGTTGATGATGTTATTACCTCTGTTAACAATAATAACTTTGATGCTTGCAGAGTTGAAGTAGTTCCTAATCCTGCAACTGATATAGTAAAGTTTACAAACATATCAGCTAAAGATTTTCAAATTGACCTAATGTCTTCTACAGGTGATCATGTATTACATTTGGAAAATAAAAATGCTCTTGATTTATTTTCATTATCCAATGGCATATACTTTTTCTTGATTTCTGGCAGTGATGGTAATATTTTAGGAAGTGGTAAAATAATAAAAAAGTAA